One Brassica oleracea var. oleracea cultivar TO1000 chromosome C7, BOL, whole genome shotgun sequence genomic window carries:
- the LOC106303985 gene encoding E3 ubiquitin-protein ligase BOI: MAVRTHHPSRFLFVNNNGQEDNNCSLQPQDTHFTLIKAGVVDSRKRSRDVSSVGFLQFSSVTTPMNPPPPKPPQVIDMRELLQNHNRKTLNVVSTGLRLTHEQSQNQEQLLSPSSMLPGDLAGESKRQRDELDSFIQTQGEELQSKLALYGERRYVELLYAAEELAGRRVREKEAELEKATRRHAELEARAAQLTEEARTWQLRAATREAEVSSLQAHIQKVIASQATAEKQSAIGGETEEAEDAESVFVDPERIELIGPCCSICRRNSTTVMALPCRHLVLCKGCDGGGDVRVCPICLAVKNFGVEVLFS; this comes from the exons ATGGCAGTTCGGACTCACCATCCTTCAAGATTCCTCTTCGTCAACAA TAACGGACAAGAAGATAATAATTGCTCGTTGCAGCCTCAGGACACTCATTTCACTTTGATCAAAGCTG GGGTAGTTGATTCAAGAAAGCGATCGAGAGACGTTTCGTCGGTGGGTTTTCTTCAGTTCTCATCCGTGACTACTCCTATGAACCCTCCACCGCCTAAACCGCCGCAAGTTATCGATATGAGGGAGTTGTTGCAGAATCATAACCGGAAAACGCTTAACGTGGTTTCCACTGGTCTTCGTTTAACTCATGAGCAGTCACAGAATCAAGAACAGCTGCTCTCGCCTTCTTCTATGCTTCCGGGAGATCTCGCCGGAGAATCAAAACGTCAAAGAGATGAACTTGACAGTTTCATTCAAACTCAG GGTGAGGAGCTTCAGAGTAAGTTAGCGTTGTACGGAGAAAGGCGTTATGTAGAGCTATTATACGCAGCAGAGGAGTTAGCGGGACGGAGGGTGAGAGAAAAAGAAGCAGAGCTAGAGAAAGCCACGCGCCGTCACGCTGAGCTAGAGGCGCGTGCGGCTCAGCTTACGGAAGAGGCGCGAACGTGGCAGTTAAGAGCTGCGACGCGGGAAGCCGAGGTCTCTTCGTTACAGGCTCATATTCAAAAAGTCATAGCGAGCCAAGCTACGGCGGAGAAACAGAGTGCGATCGGCGGCGAGACGGAGGAAGCGGAGGACGCTGAGTCGGTCTTCGTGGATCCGGAGCGGATCGAATTGATCGGACCCTGTTGCAGTATTTGCCGACGGAATTCGACGACGGTGATGGCATTGCCGTGTCGACATTTGGTTCTTTGTAAAGGATGCGACGGCGGCGGCGATGTGCGTGTCTGTCCGATTTGCCTCGCCGTTAAGAATTTCGGTGTCGAAGTTCTATTTTCTTGA
- the LOC106303799 gene encoding uncharacterized protein LOC106303799, producing the protein MEVSTRKPYFIEEEDDGLVSLAEMEAGVSSPSSCYTNMNQYHRRSYYNNYHQYSVSSPRSVVVSEKFHDFRFDNSCFGQQSVPHFLDSCFLCKKRLGHNKDIFMYRGDTPFCSEECREEQIKRDESKEKKKNLSSSVKAMRRNEKRSSSSSPTRSRDYAFRTGTVAAA; encoded by the exons ATGGAGGTGTCGACAAGAAAGCCTTATTTCATAGAAGAAGAAGACGACGGATTGGTTTCTCTAGCTGAGATGGAAGCTGGAGTTTCTTCTCCTTCTTCTTGTTACACAAACATGAACCAGTACCATCGTCGTAGTTATTACAATAATTACCATCAGTACTCTGTTTCATCACCCAGATCTGTTGTCGTCTCTGAAAAATTCCATGACTTCAGATTCGACAACAGCTGTTTCGGACAACAATCAGTTCCTCATTTCTTGGACTCTTGTTTCCTCTGTAAGAAGCGTCTTGGTCATAACAAAGACATCTTCATGTACAG AGGAGACACACCGTTCTGTAGCGAGGAGTGTAGAGAAGAACAGATAAAGAGAGACGAGTCGAAAGAGAAGAAAAAGAATCTGTCTTCATCTGTGAAAGCTATGAGAAGAAATGAAAAGAGAAGCTCTTCTTCTTCTCCAACTAGATCTCGTGACTATGCTTTCCGCACTGGAACTGTTGCTGCTGCTTAG